The Pseudomonas sp. G2-4 genome window below encodes:
- a CDS encoding penicillin-binding protein activator LpoB yields the protein MRTWIGIMALACAFGAQAAPKVAVTDLAYQERVEEYIHTVSAQSNFHANGYSASASSSYDEMEATSSYIEQGELRKFTGDIKGEILRSGMFQLVQGTPHTASSTGDVYDVIKRIKGGQFKGADYVLFGTVSDIDFTRDINELANTNSYSAVLALTLVADFSLINTKTFEITSAFTAMGEGQDTKLLNHRDVRISLNRPRVVRDVSKALGEDVARQMSEQLGGPRYEQPGEPVPRNNLPRDTAPVILR from the coding sequence ATGCGCACATGGATCGGCATCATGGCCCTGGCCTGCGCGTTTGGTGCGCAGGCGGCCCCAAAAGTCGCGGTCACTGACCTCGCGTACCAGGAGCGGGTGGAAGAGTACATCCACACCGTTTCCGCCCAGAGTAACTTCCATGCGAATGGCTACAGCGCCAGCGCGTCGTCGAGCTACGACGAAATGGAAGCCACCAGCAGCTATATCGAGCAAGGTGAACTGCGCAAGTTCACCGGTGACATCAAGGGCGAGATCCTGCGCAGCGGGATGTTCCAGCTGGTGCAGGGAACACCGCATACCGCGTCGTCCACCGGCGACGTCTATGACGTCATCAAGCGCATCAAGGGCGGGCAGTTCAAAGGTGCCGATTACGTGCTGTTCGGCACCGTTTCCGACATCGACTTCACCCGCGACATCAACGAACTGGCCAACACCAACAGCTACTCGGCAGTGCTCGCGCTGACGCTGGTGGCGGACTTCAGCCTGATCAACACCAAGACCTTCGAAATCACCTCGGCCTTCACCGCCATGGGTGAAGGCCAGGACACCAAGCTGTTGAACCACCGGGATGTCCGCATCAGCCTCAACCGTCCGCGGGTGGTGCGCGATGTGTCCAAGGCCCTGGGTGAGGACGTGGCCCGGCAAATGAGCGAACAACTCGGTGGCCCGCGTTACGAACAGCCTGGCGAGCCGGTGCCGCGCAACAATCTGCCACGGGATACCGCGCCGGTGATCTTGCGCTGA
- the rhtB gene encoding homoserine/homoserine lactone efflux protein, whose translation MVLETWLAFFAACWVISLSPGAGAIASMSSGLRYGFWRGYWNALGLQLGLALQIVIVAAGVGAILTASATAFYAIKWFGVAYLVYLGIKQWRAIPGDISDESVVRPIGNPLALVFRGFLVNISNPKALVFMLAVLPQFIDPHAPLVKQYLILGVTMICVDLIVMAGYTGLAAKVLRLLRTPKQQRRMNRTFAGLFIGAAGFLATIRKAAV comes from the coding sequence ATGGTGCTGGAAACATGGCTGGCGTTTTTCGCCGCCTGTTGGGTGATCAGTCTTTCCCCAGGCGCCGGTGCCATTGCATCGATGTCCAGTGGCTTGCGCTACGGTTTTTGGCGCGGTTATTGGAATGCCCTGGGCCTGCAGCTGGGCCTGGCGTTGCAAATCGTGATCGTCGCCGCCGGTGTTGGCGCGATCCTCACCGCATCAGCCACCGCGTTCTACGCGATCAAATGGTTCGGTGTGGCCTATCTGGTTTACCTGGGTATCAAACAGTGGCGAGCCATCCCCGGCGATATCAGTGATGAGTCCGTCGTGCGGCCTATCGGCAACCCTTTGGCACTGGTGTTTCGCGGCTTTCTGGTCAACATCAGCAACCCCAAGGCGCTGGTGTTCATGCTGGCGGTGCTGCCGCAGTTCATCGACCCCCATGCACCCTTGGTCAAGCAGTACCTGATCCTGGGCGTGACCATGATCTGCGTCGACCTCATCGTCATGGCCGGGTACACCGGGCTGGCCGCCAAAGTCCTGCGCCTGTTGCGCACACCGAAGCAGCAGCGGCGGATGAATCGCACGTTTGCTGGTTTGTTCATTGGGGCGGCGGGTTTTCTGGCGACGATTCGCAAGGCTGCGGTGTAA
- a CDS encoding mechanosensitive ion channel family protein yields MEALALPIPVMWIEPIWLGVQVLLILLAGYVAQRVVARTLTGLGERYPFPPQLVIILRGVLRWLIMGSAVLVVLERLGVSATVLWTALSGFVAVAAVAFFAIWSVLSNLLCAVLIYTVGPFRLGDVVELVDTTDKPGIKGRVVAINLLYTTLIEPEELGTGSAMVQVPNSLFFQRSVRRWRGSEAFPVGGFVE; encoded by the coding sequence ATGGAAGCGTTGGCGTTGCCTATCCCTGTCATGTGGATCGAGCCGATCTGGCTTGGTGTGCAAGTCCTGCTGATCCTGTTGGCCGGTTATGTCGCGCAGCGTGTCGTGGCGCGGACGCTTACAGGCCTGGGTGAGCGTTACCCGTTTCCGCCGCAACTGGTGATCATCCTGCGAGGCGTGCTGCGCTGGTTGATCATGGGCAGCGCCGTGCTGGTGGTGCTCGAACGCTTGGGCGTCTCGGCCACGGTGCTGTGGACTGCGTTGTCGGGTTTCGTCGCGGTGGCCGCAGTGGCGTTCTTCGCCATCTGGAGTGTGCTGTCGAACCTGCTGTGCGCCGTGTTGATCTACACCGTCGGACCGTTTCGCCTGGGCGATGTGGTCGAGCTGGTGGACACCACCGACAAACCCGGCATCAAGGGGCGCGTCGTGGCGATCAACCTGCTGTACACCACGCTGATCGAACCCGAGGAACTCGGCACCGGTAGCGCCATGGTGCAAGTGCCCAACAGCCTGTTCTTCCAGCGTTCGGTTCGGCGCTGGCGTGGCAGCGAGGCGTTCCCGGTCGGCGGTTTCGTCGAGTAA
- a CDS encoding ATP-binding cassette domain-containing protein — MIRLQNLTLQRGPQRLLEDAELTLHAGHKAGLIGANGAGKSSLFALLRGELHPDSGDCLLPADWRIAHMRQEVDTLERLAVDYVLDGDLRLRQVQRDLAAAEAAHDGAAQARLHSELDSADGYTADARARKLLAGLGFTNEQMDRQVGDFSGGWRMRLNLAQALMCPSDLLLLDEPTNHLDLDAIIWLEDWLKNYAGTLLLISHDRDFLDAVVDHVAHVDQRKLTLYRGGYSAFERARAERLAQQQQAYEKQQAQRAHMESYIARFKAQATKARQAQSRIKALERMEELSAAHVDSPFDFVFRESTKISSPLIDLSDARLGYGDKTVLEKVKLQLTPGARIGLLGPNGAGKSTLIKNLSGELEPLAGRLTRGENTVVGYFAQHQLDSLDSKASPLLHLQRLAPTEREQVLRDFLGGFDFRGARIDEPVLNFSGGEKARLALALIAWGRPNLLLLDEPTNHLDLEMRLALTMALQEFSGAVLVVSHDRHLLKSTTDNFFLVADGKVEEFDGDLEDYARWLVEYRQRNAPVSTTPVNPDKTDKKAQRQAAAALRQQLAPHKREADKLEVELGKLHEKLQKIETSLGDSSVYEAARKDELRDLLAEQARLKVREAELEEAWMEALELLENLQAELEALS, encoded by the coding sequence ATGATCCGACTTCAGAACCTGACTTTACAGCGTGGCCCGCAACGTCTGCTAGAAGACGCCGAGCTGACCCTGCACGCCGGCCACAAAGCCGGCCTCATCGGTGCCAACGGTGCCGGCAAATCGAGCCTGTTCGCCTTGCTGAGGGGGGAGCTGCACCCGGACTCGGGCGATTGCTTGCTGCCGGCCGATTGGCGTATCGCCCACATGCGTCAGGAGGTCGACACCCTCGAGCGCCTGGCAGTGGACTACGTGCTCGACGGCGACCTGCGCCTGCGCCAGGTTCAACGCGACCTGGCGGCGGCGGAGGCGGCCCATGACGGCGCCGCCCAGGCCCGTCTGCATTCGGAGCTCGACAGCGCCGACGGTTACACCGCCGATGCCCGCGCGCGCAAATTGCTGGCCGGCCTGGGGTTTACCAACGAGCAGATGGACCGTCAGGTCGGGGATTTCTCCGGCGGCTGGCGGATGCGCCTGAACCTGGCGCAGGCCTTGATGTGCCCCTCGGACTTGCTGCTGCTCGATGAGCCCACCAACCACTTGGACCTCGACGCCATTATCTGGCTCGAAGACTGGCTCAAGAACTACGCCGGCACGCTGCTGTTGATTTCCCATGACCGTGATTTTCTCGACGCCGTGGTCGATCACGTGGCCCATGTCGACCAGCGCAAGCTCACCTTGTACCGTGGCGGCTACAGCGCGTTCGAACGAGCCCGTGCCGAACGCCTGGCCCAGCAACAGCAGGCGTACGAGAAGCAGCAGGCGCAGCGGGCGCACATGGAAAGCTACATCGCCCGCTTCAAGGCCCAGGCCACCAAGGCCCGCCAGGCCCAGAGCCGGATCAAGGCGCTGGAGCGGATGGAGGAGCTGTCCGCAGCCCACGTCGATTCGCCGTTTGATTTTGTCTTCCGTGAATCGACCAAGATTTCCAGCCCGCTGATCGACCTGTCCGACGCGCGCCTGGGCTATGGCGACAAGACCGTGCTGGAGAAGGTCAAGCTGCAACTGACCCCTGGCGCGCGGATTGGTCTGCTGGGCCCCAACGGTGCCGGCAAGTCGACCCTGATCAAAAACCTTTCCGGTGAACTCGAACCTTTGGCCGGGCGCCTGACCCGTGGCGAGAACACCGTGGTTGGCTACTTCGCCCAGCATCAACTCGATTCCCTGGACTCCAAGGCCAGCCCGCTCCTGCATTTGCAGCGTCTGGCGCCGACCGAGCGCGAGCAGGTCCTGCGGGATTTTCTCGGTGGTTTCGACTTCCGTGGCGCGCGCATTGACGAGCCGGTGCTGAATTTTTCCGGCGGCGAAAAGGCGCGCCTGGCGCTGGCGTTGATCGCCTGGGGCCGGCCGAACCTGTTGCTGCTCGACGAACCGACCAACCACCTCGATCTGGAAATGCGCCTGGCCCTGACCATGGCCTTGCAGGAGTTCAGCGGGGCCGTGCTGGTGGTGTCCCACGATCGGCATTTGCTCAAGAGCACCACGGATAATTTCTTCCTGGTGGCCGACGGCAAGGTCGAAGAGTTCGACGGCGATCTGGAAGACTACGCGCGCTGGCTGGTGGAGTACCGTCAGCGCAACGCCCCGGTCAGCACCACGCCCGTCAACCCGGACAAGACCGACAAGAAGGCCCAGCGCCAGGCCGCAGCGGCCCTGCGCCAGCAGTTGGCACCCCACAAGCGCGAAGCCGATAAGCTTGAAGTCGAACTGGGCAAGCTCCATGAAAAGCTGCAGAAAATCGAAACCAGCCTCGGCGACAGCAGTGTCTACGAAGCGGCGCGCAAGGATGAGCTGCGTGATCTGCTGGCCGAACAGGCCAGGCTGAAGGTTCGGGAAGCGGAGCTTGAGGAGGCGTGGATGGAGGCCTTGGAGCTGCTGGAAAACTTGCAAGCGGAGCTGGAGGCTTTGTCCTGA
- a CDS encoding TIGR02444 family protein, which produces MSPDLWSFSLDLYAKPGVEPACLALQNAGANVCLLLCGLWLERRGVTCNEQRLQQLRQLAEPWDVEVVRPLRVLRNQWKASALQDTALDSLREQVKRLELEAERRLLERLQAAAEDWPEEHQNDSAQWLQELVASAPANRDALHQLRVAVSGT; this is translated from the coding sequence ATGTCCCCTGACCTGTGGAGCTTTTCCCTCGACCTCTACGCCAAGCCTGGCGTAGAGCCGGCCTGCCTGGCGCTACAGAACGCCGGCGCCAATGTGTGCCTGCTGCTTTGTGGGCTTTGGCTGGAGCGGCGCGGCGTGACCTGCAATGAACAAAGGCTGCAACAGCTTCGGCAATTGGCCGAGCCTTGGGACGTCGAGGTGGTAAGGCCCTTGCGCGTGCTTCGCAACCAATGGAAAGCCAGTGCCCTGCAAGACACAGCACTCGATAGCCTGCGCGAACAGGTCAAGCGACTGGAGCTGGAGGCCGAGCGGCGATTGCTGGAGCGATTGCAGGCGGCGGCCGAGGATTGGCCTGAGGAACATCAGAACGATTCAGCGCAATGGCTGCAAGAGCTGGTGGCGAGTGCCCCAGCGAACCGCGACGCGCTGCATCAGCTGCGCGTCGCGGTGTCCGGCACTTAG
- a CDS encoding AlgP family protein, with translation MSATKKPVNTPLHLLQQLSGSLLEHLENACSQALADAEKLLAKLEKQRGKAQEKLHKSRTKLQDAATAGKAKAQAKAKDVVKELEDLLDALKDRQSETRTYILQLKRDAQESLKLAQGVGRVQEAAGKALSLRAAKPAAVSAKKPAAKPVAAKAPAKVAAKPVAKAPVKAASKPAAKSVAASAAKPAAKKPAVKAAAKPAAKPAAKTAAAKPVAKAVAKPAAKPAAKTAAIKPAAAKTAAAKPAAKAAAKPATKPAAAKPAAKPAATKTAAAKPAVKSAAKPVAAKAPAKVAAKPAAAKPAAKPAAAKPAAAKPAVKPAAAKPAAAKPAAKPAAKPAVKKPVTAKASTAPAAKPATSTPASTATPAPTASTPAPAVSPSATVAPSTSNPTSAS, from the coding sequence ATGTCGGCCACCAAGAAGCCAGTAAACACTCCGTTGCACCTGCTCCAACAACTTTCGGGCAGCTTGCTCGAGCATCTGGAAAACGCCTGCTCCCAAGCCCTGGCTGATGCTGAAAAACTGCTCGCCAAATTGGAAAAACAACGCGGTAAAGCCCAGGAAAAACTGCACAAGTCGCGCACCAAATTGCAAGACGCAGCCACCGCTGGCAAGGCCAAGGCACAAGCCAAGGCCAAGGACGTTGTGAAAGAACTCGAAGACCTGCTCGATGCCTTGAAGGATCGTCAGTCCGAAACCCGCACCTACATTCTGCAACTCAAGCGTGATGCCCAGGAAAGCCTGAAGCTGGCCCAGGGCGTTGGTCGCGTGCAAGAGGCTGCGGGCAAGGCGCTGTCGCTTCGTGCTGCCAAGCCTGCTGCTGTATCGGCCAAGAAGCCGGCGGCTAAACCTGTCGCGGCAAAAGCACCCGCTAAAGTGGCTGCCAAGCCAGTCGCGAAAGCACCGGTCAAGGCAGCAAGCAAGCCGGCTGCCAAATCGGTCGCTGCCAGTGCTGCAAAACCAGCGGCAAAAAAACCAGCTGTCAAAGCGGCCGCCAAACCCGCTGCCAAGCCAGCTGCAAAAACGGCCGCTGCCAAGCCTGTTGCAAAAGCTGTCGCTAAACCTGCGGCTAAACCAGCGGCGAAAACCGCAGCCATCAAACCCGCAGCAGCGAAAACCGCCGCTGCCAAACCTGCTGCTAAAGCGGCCGCAAAACCTGCGACCAAACCAGCCGCTGCGAAACCAGCTGCCAAGCCTGCGGCAACAAAAACTGCTGCGGCCAAACCTGCTGTGAAATCGGCTGCCAAGCCAGTCGCTGCCAAAGCACCTGCCAAGGTGGCGGCTAAACCCGCAGCGGCAAAACCTGCGGCCAAGCCAGCTGCCGCTAAACCAGCCGCTGCAAAACCTGCGGTCAAGCCAGCGGCCGCGAAGCCAGCTGCTGCTAAACCTGCCGCCAAGCCAGCGGCGAAACCTGCCGTGAAAAAGCCAGTCACCGCAAAAGCCTCGACGGCGCCAGCAGCCAAGCCTGCGACATCGACCCCGGCTTCGACCGCAACGCCTGCTCCAACCGCCAGCACTCCGGCCCCGGCAGTCAGCCCATCCGCCACCGTAGCGCCGAGCACCAGCAACCCAACCAGCGCTTCCTAA
- a CDS encoding FKBP-type peptidyl-prolyl cis-trans isomerase: MSRHLFLILCMACSMTQAVEKTNANEARDLAYSLGASLGERLRQDVPDLQIQALVEGLQQAYLGKPLALKDERIEQILAEHQAQLTAQSTTPQIEVALKTEQRFLNEERSRPGVQQLADGILLTELKPGHGAKAGPHGKVQVLYIGRLPDGTVFDSNRQAQWFSLDSVIDGWRSALPQMPVGAKWRLVIPSTQAYGAEGAGDVIPPFTPLVFEIELLGTTT; this comes from the coding sequence ATGTCGCGTCACCTGTTTTTAATCCTGTGCATGGCTTGCTCCATGACTCAGGCCGTTGAAAAAACCAATGCCAACGAAGCTCGCGACTTGGCGTACAGCCTGGGCGCGAGCCTGGGTGAGCGCCTGCGCCAGGACGTGCCCGACCTGCAGATCCAGGCCTTGGTGGAAGGTCTGCAACAAGCCTATCTGGGCAAGCCGCTGGCCCTCAAGGATGAACGCATCGAACAGATCCTGGCCGAGCATCAGGCGCAACTGACGGCGCAATCCACGACACCGCAAATCGAAGTCGCACTGAAAACAGAGCAGAGGTTTCTCAATGAGGAAAGAAGCCGGCCCGGCGTCCAGCAACTGGCGGACGGGATCCTGCTGACCGAACTCAAGCCAGGCCACGGCGCGAAAGCCGGTCCTCACGGCAAGGTCCAGGTGCTGTACATCGGTCGATTGCCGGACGGCACCGTATTCGATTCCAACCGACAGGCCCAGTGGTTCAGCCTCGACAGCGTGATTGACGGTTGGCGCAGTGCATTGCCGCAAATGCCGGTAGGTGCGAAGTGGCGGCTGGTGATTCCTTCAACCCAGGCCTATGGCGCCGAAGGTGCCGGGGATGTGATCCCGCCATTCACGCCTCTGGTGTTTGAAATCGAGTTACTGGGCACGACAACCTGA
- the rsd gene encoding sigma D regulator — MLESCQNAQERWGGVHLLIDRWLQERHELVRAYDALGDKPEALSESRKPLQEFCGVLVDYVSAGHFEIYEQLTGEAKAFNDKRGLELAEQIYPRIDVITEKLLAFNDLCDEGKCVAEKFKELGGLLHERFELEDCLIEVLHNAHKEESAVQA; from the coding sequence ATGCTCGAAAGTTGTCAGAATGCTCAGGAACGCTGGGGTGGGGTGCATCTGCTGATCGACCGCTGGTTGCAGGAGCGTCACGAACTGGTTCGGGCCTATGATGCTCTCGGCGACAAGCCTGAAGCGCTGAGCGAGAGCCGCAAACCGTTGCAGGAGTTCTGCGGTGTGCTGGTGGACTATGTGTCTGCCGGTCATTTCGAGATCTACGAACAACTGACGGGCGAGGCCAAGGCCTTCAACGACAAGCGTGGTCTGGAGCTTGCCGAGCAGATCTATCCGCGCATCGACGTCATCACCGAAAAACTGCTGGCGTTCAACGACCTTTGTGATGAAGGCAAGTGCGTAGCGGAAAAATTCAAAGAGCTGGGCGGCCTGCTGCACGAGCGCTTCGAATTGGAAGACTGCCTGATCGAGGTGCTGCACAACGCCCACAAGGAAGAGTCTGCGGTCCAGGCCTGA
- a CDS encoding disulfide bond formation protein B, with the protein MSLASSRFLFLMASIAAALALGIASYLEYAVGLTPCSLCVLQRLCLMLFLVNGLVACVHGPGEKGSILYGAMGWVFASAGMTLAWRQVLVQSVSFEQLPDCMVQMQRSESWWCALHRVLDGAVDCATITWTLFDLSIPEWSLLFFLAVSSAMTYLLLRLVWKALVRPLSGDTSHLVRALD; encoded by the coding sequence ATGTCCTTGGCCAGCTCACGCTTCTTGTTTCTCATGGCTTCCATTGCCGCTGCCCTGGCTTTGGGCATCGCCAGTTATCTGGAATATGCGGTCGGCCTGACGCCCTGCAGCCTGTGCGTCTTGCAGCGGTTGTGTCTGATGCTGTTTCTGGTGAACGGCCTCGTGGCCTGCGTACATGGCCCGGGTGAAAAGGGCAGCATTCTGTATGGGGCGATGGGGTGGGTTTTTGCGTCGGCGGGAATGACCCTGGCATGGCGTCAGGTCCTGGTGCAAAGCGTTTCGTTCGAGCAGTTGCCCGATTGTATGGTGCAGATGCAAAGGTCGGAGTCCTGGTGGTGCGCCTTGCATCGTGTCCTCGACGGTGCGGTCGACTGCGCGACCATCACTTGGACGCTGTTCGACCTGAGCATCCCCGAGTGGAGCCTGTTGTTTTTTCTCGCGGTGTCCAGCGCGATGACCTATCTGCTGCTGCGACTTGTCTGGAAAGCTCTGGTACGACCGCTCAGCGGCGATACGTCGCACCTGGTCCGGGCCTTGGATTAA
- a CDS encoding heme biosynthesis protein HemY, which produces MKRLYVILFVVIAAAALLGVAIAEHSGYVLVAYKNFRYEAGLWVTLALVAALWLLWRCVSALIGLVTTSSGVVNPWSRRNRSRRVQVAIEHGQLDLAEGRWASAQRHLHRAAEAERQPLLYYLGAARAANEQGLYEQSDSLLERALERQPQAELAIALTHAQLQTDRGDTDGALSTLQAMHERHPHNAQTLRQLQRLHQQRGDWSAVIRLLPELRKDKVLPPSELTELERRAWGENLTLAAHREEDGSVGLQSLNRAWQQLTSAQRQEPALVLAYAEQLRQLGAQVEAEEVLRTALKRHYDSHLARLYGLVRGNDPIRQLQTAEGWLKDHPADPSLLLTLGRLCLQGSLWGKARDYLESSLRVQRNPEACAELARLLAQLGDAERSNQLFQEGLGLLDERLLAAPLPVPAQVLST; this is translated from the coding sequence ATGAAGCGTCTCTACGTGATTCTGTTCGTGGTCATCGCTGCCGCCGCTTTACTCGGCGTGGCGATTGCCGAGCACTCGGGTTACGTGCTGGTGGCGTACAAGAATTTCCGTTACGAAGCTGGCCTGTGGGTCACCCTGGCGCTGGTGGCGGCGCTCTGGCTGTTGTGGCGGTGCGTGAGCGCCTTGATCGGGCTGGTGACCACCTCCAGTGGGGTGGTCAACCCGTGGTCGCGGCGCAACCGCAGCCGTCGTGTGCAGGTGGCAATCGAGCACGGCCAACTGGATCTGGCCGAAGGGCGCTGGGCCAGTGCCCAGCGTCACTTGCATCGTGCCGCCGAGGCCGAGCGCCAGCCATTGTTGTATTACCTCGGCGCCGCCCGTGCCGCCAATGAGCAGGGGCTCTACGAGCAGAGCGACAGTTTGCTGGAGCGTGCCTTGGAACGTCAGCCCCAGGCGGAGCTGGCCATCGCGTTGACTCATGCGCAATTGCAGACCGACCGAGGTGACACCGACGGTGCACTGAGCACGCTGCAAGCCATGCATGAACGTCATCCACATAACGCCCAGACCTTGCGCCAGTTGCAGCGACTGCATCAGCAACGGGGTGACTGGTCGGCGGTGATCCGGCTGTTGCCGGAGCTGCGCAAGGACAAAGTCCTGCCGCCCAGTGAACTGACTGAACTTGAGCGCCGAGCGTGGGGGGAAAACCTCACCTTGGCGGCCCATCGTGAAGAGGACGGCAGCGTCGGTTTGCAGTCGCTCAACCGCGCCTGGCAACAGCTGACCTCCGCGCAGCGTCAGGAACCGGCACTGGTGCTGGCCTATGCTGAGCAGTTGCGGCAGTTGGGGGCCCAGGTCGAGGCCGAAGAAGTGTTGCGGACCGCGCTCAAGCGTCACTATGACAGCCACCTGGCGCGTTTGTACGGGTTGGTTCGGGGCAATGATCCGATCCGCCAGCTACAAACGGCCGAAGGCTGGCTCAAGGATCATCCAGCCGATCCAAGCTTGCTGCTGACACTGGGGCGCCTGTGCTTGCAGGGCAGCTTGTGGGGCAAGGCGCGGGATTATCTGGAAAGTAGTCTGCGGGTTCAGCGCAACCCAGAAGCCTGCGCTGAACTGGCGCGGTTGTTGGCGCAACTGGGGGATGCCGAGCGTAGCAATCAGTTGTTCCAGGAAGGGCTGGGGCTGCTGGATGAACGTCTGCTGGCCGCGCCTTTGCCGGTCCCGGCCCAGGTCCTGTCCACTTGA
- a CDS encoding uroporphyrinogen-III C-methyltransferase: MSETALPKDQDQPAIDAPVETPAPMAPRRGNGLAIVALLLGAAGVAVGGWGVWQVRHLQANNQQQSAQVQALNDQAQTLKLNEQRLSERLAQLPPAEELEERRRQVAQLQGDQQRLSQRLETVLGASRKDWRLAEAEHLLRLASLRLSALQDISSAQALVQGADEILREQNDPGSFAAREQLAKTLAALRSTEQPDRTGLFLQLGALRDQVLQLTELAPEYKDRGESLLGLTADGDGASRWAQWWDQISRYIRIDFNADENVRPLLAGQSLVQVRLALSLALEQAQWAALNGQAPVYTQALTEARDVLKNNFNQDNPQSKVMLERVVELSKQPVTVVTPDLTGTLSSVQAYLERRNLNAEDSVKPLPKPGEQETTP; this comes from the coding sequence GTGAGCGAAACAGCCTTGCCAAAAGATCAAGACCAGCCTGCGATCGATGCGCCGGTTGAAACCCCGGCCCCGATGGCGCCACGTCGCGGTAACGGACTGGCCATTGTCGCGTTGTTATTGGGGGCAGCCGGCGTGGCCGTTGGCGGCTGGGGCGTGTGGCAGGTGCGTCATCTGCAAGCCAATAACCAGCAGCAGTCCGCCCAGGTCCAGGCGTTGAATGACCAGGCCCAGACCCTCAAGCTCAATGAGCAGCGCCTCAGTGAGCGTCTGGCGCAATTGCCGCCGGCTGAAGAACTGGAGGAGCGTCGGCGTCAGGTTGCCCAACTGCAAGGCGATCAGCAGCGCCTGAGCCAGCGCCTGGAAACCGTGCTCGGTGCCAGCCGCAAGGACTGGCGCCTGGCTGAGGCCGAGCATCTGTTACGCCTGGCCAGCTTGCGTCTGTCCGCCTTGCAAGACATCAGCAGCGCCCAGGCACTGGTCCAGGGGGCTGACGAGATCTTGCGCGAGCAGAATGACCCTGGCTCTTTCGCCGCTCGTGAGCAACTGGCCAAGACGCTTGCGGCGCTGCGCAGCACCGAACAACCGGATCGCACCGGGCTCTTCCTGCAACTGGGAGCCCTGCGTGACCAGGTGTTGCAACTCACCGAGCTGGCGCCCGAATACAAGGACCGCGGCGAATCCCTGCTGGGCCTGACCGCCGATGGCGATGGCGCCAGCCGCTGGGCACAGTGGTGGGATCAGATTTCGCGCTACATCCGCATCGATTTCAACGCGGATGAGAACGTCCGTCCGCTCCTGGCCGGGCAGAGCCTGGTGCAGGTGCGCCTGGCCCTGAGCCTGGCGCTGGAGCAGGCGCAATGGGCCGCCCTCAACGGTCAGGCGCCGGTGTACACCCAGGCGCTGACCGAAGCACGGGACGTGCTGAAGAACAACTTCAACCAGGACAATCCGCAAAGCAAAGTCATGCTGGAGCGTGTGGTCGAGCTGTCCAAACAGCCGGTGACGGTGGTCACGCCGGACCTGACGGGCACCCTGAGCAGCGTTCAGGCGTACCTTGAGCGTCGCAACCTGAATGCCGAGGACTCGGTCAAGCCGCTGCCCAAACCTGGCGAGCAGGAGACCACGCCATGA
- the hemC gene encoding hydroxymethylbilane synthase, with translation MSPREIRIATRKSALALWQAEYVKARLEAAHPGLNVTLVPMVSRGDKLLDSPLSKIGGKGLFVKELETALLDNEADIAVHSMKDVPMDFPEGLGLFCICEREDPRDAFVSNTFSSLEALPAGSVVGTSSLRRQAQLLTRRPDLQIRFLRGNVNTRLAKLDAGEYDAIILAAAGLIRLGFEDRITSAISVDDSLPAGGQGAVGIECRNADSDIHALLASLHHEDTATRVFAERALNKHLNGGCQVPIACYAVLEGEQVWLRGLVGDPKGGRLLSAEARAPRRDAEALGVRVAEDLLSQGADDILKAVYGEAGHA, from the coding sequence ATGTCCCCTCGCGAGATTCGCATCGCCACCCGTAAAAGTGCCTTGGCCCTCTGGCAGGCCGAATACGTTAAGGCCCGTCTGGAAGCCGCCCATCCCGGTCTTAACGTGACGCTGGTGCCCATGGTCAGCCGCGGCGACAAGCTGCTGGACTCGCCGCTGTCGAAAATCGGCGGCAAGGGCCTGTTCGTCAAGGAGCTGGAAACCGCGCTGCTGGACAACGAAGCCGACATCGCCGTGCATTCGATGAAAGACGTGCCCATGGACTTCCCCGAAGGCCTGGGTCTGTTTTGCATCTGCGAGCGGGAAGATCCGCGCGATGCCTTCGTCTCCAATACCTTCTCCAGCCTTGAGGCGCTGCCTGCCGGGAGCGTGGTTGGCACGTCCAGCCTGCGTCGCCAGGCGCAGTTGCTGACGCGCCGTCCTGATCTGCAAATCCGTTTCCTGCGCGGTAATGTCAACACACGCCTGGCCAAGCTCGACGCCGGTGAGTACGACGCGATCATCCTCGCCGCCGCTGGCCTGATCCGCCTGGGCTTCGAAGATCGCATCACCTCGGCCATCAGCGTCGACGACAGCCTGCCAGCCGGTGGCCAGGGGGCGGTGGGCATCGAATGCCGCAACGCCGATAGCGACATTCACGCCCTGCTGGCGTCGCTGCACCACGAAGACACGGCCACGCGGGTTTTCGCCGAGCGTGCCCTCAACAAACACCTTAATGGCGGTTGCCAAGTACCCATCGCCTGTTACGCCGTGCTGGAAGGCGAACAGGTCTGGTTGCGTGGCCTCGTGGGTGATCCGAAAGGTGGCCGGCTGCTCAGCGCCGAGGCCCGGGCGCCGCGCCGCGATGCCGAGGCGTTGGGTGTGCGGGTGGCCGAAGACCTGCTCAGCCAGGGCGCTGATGACATTCTCAAGGCGGTCTACGGCGAGGCAGGCCACGCGTGA